A single genomic interval of Saccharothrix saharensis harbors:
- a CDS encoding FAD-dependent monooxygenase, with protein MGARRAAVVGGGVGGLAAAVGLRRRGWEVDVFERSAALPDAGTGLGIWPDALAALDRLGVGDAARRAGRRQTDGTVRKPDGTVLGTIPASSVHLLTRPALLGVLAEALPDGVVRFGAAATLADCAGYDVVVGADGVHSAVRGELFDARVLRSGAVGWRGTVDVEVGAGGETWGRGGKFGLTPQADGRTNWYAMGRDLSVFADWHDPIPRVLAAATDVLRHDLLHLSPLRRYVSGRVALLGDAAHAMTPDLGQGACQAIIDGVVLAECLTGDVEEGLRAYDSKRRRVTQRLAARSLWLNRLARVRRFTGVRDAGLRVALALAPQPSWSADLERDELAG; from the coding sequence GTGGGAGCGCGACGTGCGGCGGTGGTGGGTGGAGGGGTCGGCGGCCTGGCCGCGGCCGTCGGCTTGCGGCGCAGGGGGTGGGAGGTCGACGTCTTCGAGCGCTCGGCGGCGTTGCCGGACGCGGGCACCGGGCTGGGGATCTGGCCCGACGCCCTGGCCGCGCTGGACCGGCTCGGGGTCGGCGACGCCGCGCGGCGGGCCGGGCGGCGGCAGACCGACGGGACCGTGCGCAAGCCGGACGGGACGGTGCTCGGGACCATCCCGGCGAGCTCCGTGCACCTGCTCACGCGGCCCGCGCTGCTCGGCGTGCTCGCGGAGGCGTTGCCGGACGGGGTGGTCCGGTTCGGCGCGGCGGCGACCCTGGCCGACTGCGCCGGGTACGACGTCGTGGTCGGCGCGGACGGCGTCCACAGCGCCGTGCGCGGCGAGCTGTTCGACGCGCGGGTCCTGCGGTCCGGGGCGGTCGGGTGGCGCGGCACCGTGGACGTCGAGGTGGGCGCGGGCGGCGAGACCTGGGGCCGCGGCGGCAAGTTCGGCCTCACACCGCAGGCCGACGGGCGCACCAACTGGTACGCGATGGGCCGGGACCTCTCGGTGTTCGCCGACTGGCACGACCCGATCCCGCGCGTGCTCGCCGCCGCGACCGACGTGCTGCGGCACGACCTGCTGCACCTGTCGCCGTTGCGCCGGTACGTGTCGGGGCGGGTGGCGCTGCTCGGTGACGCCGCGCACGCCATGACACCGGACCTCGGGCAGGGCGCGTGCCAGGCGATCATCGACGGCGTGGTGCTGGCCGAGTGCCTGACCGGCGACGTCGAGGAGGGGCTGCGGGCGTACGACTCGAAGCGGCGGCGGGTGACGCAGCGGCTGGCCGCGCGGTCGTTGTGGCTCAACCGCTTGGCCAGGGTGCGCCGGTTCACCGGGGTGCGCGACGCGGGCCTGCGGGTGGCACTGGCGCTGGCGCCGCAGCCGTCGTGGAGCGCGGACCTGGAGCGCGACGAGCTGGCGGGCTGA
- a CDS encoding TetR/AcrR family transcriptional regulator yields the protein MTRQQQVLDAAIRVLGTGGMRQLTHRAVDTEAGLPQGSTSNHFRTRDALVGAVLARLLERETAVWRGVAGDVTTPEALADAVGALVRRLAEQDRVLTLARHALLVEVAQRPGLRGAVDRAHREIARWAVPLVAELGSADPPADLALLLAVIDGLLTNQLADPSPRFDPAAAVRTVLRGMLPG from the coding sequence ATGACCAGGCAGCAGCAGGTGCTCGACGCCGCGATCCGCGTCCTCGGCACCGGCGGCATGCGGCAGCTCACCCACCGCGCCGTCGACACCGAAGCCGGCCTGCCGCAGGGCTCGACGTCCAACCACTTCCGCACCCGGGATGCCCTGGTCGGTGCGGTCCTCGCCCGACTCCTGGAACGCGAGACCGCGGTGTGGCGGGGGGTGGCCGGCGACGTCACCACCCCCGAAGCCCTCGCGGACGCGGTCGGCGCGCTGGTCCGGCGGCTGGCCGAGCAGGACCGCGTCCTCACGCTGGCCCGTCACGCGCTGCTGGTCGAAGTGGCCCAGCGCCCCGGACTGCGCGGCGCGGTCGACCGGGCGCACCGCGAGATCGCGCGCTGGGCCGTGCCCCTGGTCGCGGAGCTCGGCTCGGCCGACCCGCCCGCCGACCTGGCCCTGCTCCTCGCCGTGATCGACGGCTTGCTGACCAACCAGCTGGCCGACCCGAGCCCGCGCTTCGACCCCGCGGCGGCCGTCCGCACGGTGCTTCGGGGGATGCTCCCGGGCTGA